The DNA segment ATTAGAGTCTAATGGGGTTTTTGTAGGTAGTCCAGTTAAGAAAATTAAAGAAGTATGAGGAAGCGGTATTTAAAAATATCAGGTAAATGTGCTTGCTTTGCCTCATCATAAAGAATTATTAAAATAAGTTACAAGTTAATCAGAGTCGAGTAATAGATGAGAAAACTCAACGTGCTAACTTTTATAGAGAAAGTTTTTATTTGATACTAATGAAATTAGAAAAGAGATAATATGTCAAAAGTTTTAGTGGTTACGTCGAGTTTGGGAGGTGGTGGGGCTGAAAGAGTTGCTGTTGATGTCTCTAATGGTTTTTTTGACTGTGGGGACTTTGTATCGTTATATGCATTAAAGGATACCGGCGCATATAAAACAGAGTTGAATAGACATATCAAAGTTTTAACAGGGACAAGTGACAGAGCATCAGCCAATCTATTGGAATTGATTAAAGTGATAAGGAAAACTCAGCCTGAAATTGTTTTTTGTTCGCAAAATTACCTATGTTTTATTGTTTTTATAGCCGTAAAACTATCTTTTAAAACACGCGTACAAGTCGTTGTGCGAGAAGGGAGTACTCCATCTAAAAATATTCCTAGAAATCTTAAAGGCCTGTTGTTGAAATATGCAACTAAAATTGCATATTCGTATTCAAACTTAACGGTTGCAACTTGTGAATATGTTAAAAAGGATATGGAAGAATATTTAAAAATAGACTCTAAAAAAATTTCTGTAATTAATAATCCGATAGATATAAATGAAATAACTCTGCGCTCTAAAGAAAGTGTTGACAATATTTTGTTTAGCAACGACTACCCTATAGTTTCGGCTGTTGGAAGGTTGCACAAAGTAAAGGATTTTGGATTTCTAATAAAAATGATTAATTTTTTAAAATCTCAGAATAAATTCATAAATTTGTTGATTATAGGGGAAGGAGAGGAGAGAGGGGCTTTGGAGGCGTTAATAAACGAATATAAACTAGAAGAATTAGTAAAACTTATGGGATTTGTAAGTAACCCGTTTCCATATATAAAAAATTCAAACCTTTTAGTGTTATCGTCCCACTTTGAAGGTTACCCTAATGTTGTAAATCAAGCTTTAGCCTTAAATACATCTGTCGTTGCAATAGACGTTCCTGGAGCGATTAAAGAAATGCTACCAAGTAAATGTATTGCAAAGAACAGAGAGATTAAAGAGTTCTCTTCTTTGGTTCTTAAAAATTTAAATGCTAAGCCTGAAGTTAATCAGTTGACTTTTCTGTCAAGTAAGGAATTTGCCATGGAAGTTAAAAGAAAATTAAATCACTAATCAATTACCTACCAAATATTCTACTTAAAGTAAATGCTGCTTTGTCAATGGTGAGCTTTAATTTAGATTGTGATATAGGGTGGTAACTTGAGTAAGTCATAAATTATTAAAGTTAACCAGTGTTTCCTATATTAATTATGCCTGCAAGGGATGAATAATTATTGT comes from the Thalassotalea nanhaiensis genome and includes:
- a CDS encoding glycosyltransferase, translating into MSKVLVVTSSLGGGGAERVAVDVSNGFFDCGDFVSLYALKDTGAYKTELNRHIKVLTGTSDRASANLLELIKVIRKTQPEIVFCSQNYLCFIVFIAVKLSFKTRVQVVVREGSTPSKNIPRNLKGLLLKYATKIAYSYSNLTVATCEYVKKDMEEYLKIDSKKISVINNPIDINEITLRSKESVDNILFSNDYPIVSAVGRLHKVKDFGFLIKMINFLKSQNKFINLLIIGEGEERGALEALINEYKLEELVKLMGFVSNPFPYIKNSNLLVLSSHFEGYPNVVNQALALNTSVVAIDVPGAIKEMLPSKCIAKNREIKEFSSLVLKNLNAKPEVNQLTFLSSKEFAMEVKRKLNH